In Vicingus serpentipes, the DNA window GATTTGTTAAAAGAGAGAGGATGCGAGCACATAAAAATATTTGCTGGTGGTGGTGGAACTATCTTACCTGAAGAAATTAAAGAATTACAAGAATACGGTATTACAAGAATTTATCATCCGGATGATGGGCGTGAAATGGGCTTACAAGGAATGATAAATGATATGATTCAGTTGTGCGATTTTCCAACTGGAGCTAATTTAAATGGAGAAGTAAATCATTTAAAAGAAAAAGATGTTAAATCGATTGCTAAGTTAATTTCTGCTGCTGAAAACTTCCCAGAAGAAAGTAAAGCTGACATGGACAAAGTTCATGACATGGCTACAACGGTTAAAACTCCTGTACTTGGAATTACAGGTACTGGTGGAGCGGGTAAATCATCTTTAGTAGATGAATTGGTTCGTCGTTTTTTAATCGATTTTCAAGATAAAACCATTGCTATTGTTTCTGTAGATCCTTCTAAACGTAAAACTGGAGGAGCTTTATTGGGAGATAGAATTAGAATGAATGCCATTAAAAACGATAGAGTTTACATGCGTTCGTTGGCTACTCGTCAAAGTAATTTAGCTTTATCTAAACATGTTGCTGAAGCCTTACAAATTTTAAAAGCTGCGGAATACGATTTAATTATTTTAGAAACTTCTGGTATTGGTCAGTCTGATACAGAAATTATGGACCACTCTGATGTTTCTCTGTATGTAATGACACCAGAATTTGGTGCCGCAACTCAGCTAGAAAAAATCGATATGCTTGATTTTGCTGATGTTATTGCCATCAACAAATTTGACAAACGTGGTGCTTTAGATGCGGTTAGAGATGTGAAAAAACAATACAGACGTAATCACAATCAATTTGAAATACCTGACGAACAAGTTCCAGTTTACGGAACAATTGCTTCTCAGTTTAACGACCCTGGAATGAATTCATTATACAAAGTGATAATGGATAAATTGGTTGAGAAAACAAACACTGAATTAAAATCGAGTTTTGAAATTACCCAAGAAATGTCTGAAAAGATATTTGTAATACCTCCAAGCAGAACACGTTATTTATCTGAAATATCGGAAAACAATAGAGGTTATGATAAATGGGTAAACGAACAAGTTGCACTTGCCGATAAGTTAGATGCAATTACAAGAACTATAGCTACTTTAAGCGATAGCGAAGAAGATGTAAAAAAAGTATTGCAAGCTACTTTTGATAAAATAAAACTAGATTTCGACCCTAAGAATATGCTTATTATTGAGCAATGGGAAGAAAAAGTACAAAAATATAAAGACCCTGTTTACAAGTTTAAAGTAAGAGACAAAGAACTTTCTATCGAAACACATTCGGAAAGTTTATCGCACTTACAAATACCTAAAGTTGCCTTACCAAAATACAAAGGTTGGGGCGATGTATTGCGTTGGAGCTTACAAGAAAATGTACCTGGCGAATTTCCTTACACAGCAGGTTTATTCCCATTTAAACGTGAAGGTGAAGACCCAACACGTATGTTTGCTGGTGAAGGTGGACCAGAACGTACTAACAGACGTTTCCACTACGTAAGTTTAGGAATGCCTGCTAAGCGATTAAGTACTGCTTTCGATTCGGTAACCCTTTACGGAAACGACCCAGATTTAAGACCAGATATTTACGGTAAAATTGGTAACTCAGGTGTTTCTATCTGTTGTTTAGATGATGCTAAAAAATTGTATTCTGGTTTCGATTTATCTCATGCTTTAACTTCGGTTAGTATGACCATAAACGGTCCAGCACCAATGTTGCTTGGCTTTTTTATGAATGCTGCCATCGACCAAAACTGTGAGAAATACATCAAAGAAAATGGTTTAGAAAAAGAAGTAGAAGTAAAAATTGCTGCTATTTACAAAGCAAAAGGAACTACTCGCCCAGCCTACCAAGGCGAATTACCTCAAGGTAACGATGGCTTAGGTTTAATGTTATTGGGTGTAACTGGCGACCAGGTTTTACCAGCCGATGTTTACGAAAAAATTAAAACAGAAACCCTAACCAAAGTTAGAGGAACTGTACAAGCCGATATTTTAAAAGAAGATCAAGCACAAAACACGTGTATTTTCTCAACCGAGTTTGCATTGCGTTTAATGGGAGATGTACAAGAATATTTTATTGAAAATGGTGTACGTAATTTCTACTCGGTATCGATTAGTGGTTACCACATTGCCGAAGCTGGTGCCAACCCAATTACACAATTGGCGTTAACATTAAGTAACGGATTTACTTATGTAGAATATTACCTAAGTAGAGGAATGGACATTAATGCTTTTGGTCCTAACCTATCTTTTTTCTTTAGTAATGGTATTGACCCTGAATATGCTGTAATTGGACGAGTTGCTCGAAGAATTTGGGCAAAAGCCTTAGCGAAAAAATACGGAGCCAACCCAAGAGCACAAATGCTAAAATACCACATACAAACTAGTGGACGAAGCTTACACGCTCAAGAGATTGACTTTAACGATATAAGAACAACGCTACAAGCCTTGTATGCGATTTACGACAACTGTAACTCGTTACACACCAATGCTTATGACGAAGCCATTACAACACCTACCGAAGAAAGTGTACGTAGAGCAATGGCAATACAGTTAATTATTAACCGTGAGTTAGGATTAGCGAAAAACGAAAACCCTATACAAGGAGCGTTTATTATTGAAGAATTAACCGACTTGGTTGAAGAAGCAGTATTAACTGAATTTGATAGAATTACCGAGCGTGGCGGTGTATTAGGTGCTATGGAAACGATGTACCAACGTAGTAAAATACAAGAAGAAAGCTTGTATTACGAAACACTAAAACATAATGGTGAGTTCCCAATTATTGGTGTAAATACTTTCTTAAGCAGTAAAGGCTCGCCAACGGTTACCCCTAAAGAGGTAATACGTGCTACTGAAGAAGAAAAGCAATACCAAATAAACATGTTGGAGCAATTGCACAAAGGCAACGAAAATGTTGTAGCCGAGCAATTAAGCAAACTGCAAAAAGCAGCTGTACAAAACGAAAACGTGTTTGAACTATTAATGGAAGCCAGTAAATATTGCTCTTTAGGACAAATTACAGATGCATTGTTTATGGTAGGTGGGCAATATAGAAGGAATATGTAAATTTATTCCAACTAAATTTTATATGAAGCCAAAAACATTACTTTTAACTTTATGAAAAATATAGTATTACTTATTTCTGTTGTATTATTAAGCTTAACAACTCAAGCTCAAAAAAAAGAAAATACCTATAAAGTTATAGCAGCCTGCGGCACTTGTAATTTCAATATGAGTTCGCCAACTGGTTGTGCGCTGGCTATACAAGTTGCTGGCAAATATTATTGGGTAGATGGTAGTACATTACAAGACCATGGCAATGAACACAACGCTAATGGGATGTGTAAAGTAACCCGAAAAGCAGAGGTTCAAGGCACTTTTAAAGGCAACCGTTTTAACGCTAAGTCTTTTGCTTTGCTACCTGATAAGAAGAAAAAATAGGCTTTATTTTACTTCCGTTTCATCTCTATCTAAAAAAAATATTTTTTTATTGTCTCATTTAATTATCTTAGAAAGATGAAAAAAATTGCTTTTATAATCGTTCTAATTTTGCTTTTTTCAATCAAGGCAAAATCGTCAAATATTGATAGTTTAATTAGTGTTCTTCCTAGTTTAAATGATAGTGGTAAAATTTCAATACTATTTAATTTATCACGAGAATTAACTTACCAAGAGCCTTTAAAATCTAAAAAATATGTTGATGAAGCTTTAGCAATCCTAAAAAAAACTAATGATACTTTATCTACATTTTATGCACGATTTCATACCCAACTTGGTGTTTTAGAAAAAAACAAAGGAAATTTTAACGAAGCTGCTATTTACCAGCATATTGCACTGAAAATTCATGAGCAAATAGGTGAACCTAACAACCGCTATAAAGCCAGTGTTTATAATGATTTAGGAATTATCTATAAAACACTACAAAATTGGTCGTCAGCTTTAAACTATTACAAAAAATCAAATCAACTATGTAAGGAATTAGATTTACTCCAAGGTGTTTTAATGACCTATAACAACATTGGTACTGTGCTAATTCAATTAAATGAAACAGATAGTGCTCAGTTATACTACAATAAAGCATATGATTTAAGTTTAGAAATGGAAGATTTATATGGTCAAGCCTTAACCTTAAATAATTTAGGTGAGTTATTGGTAACAATTGGAGACTCTAAAGGAGCGCTTAAAAAGTTTGAAGAGGCACTTAAAATGGATAGATTATCGGGTGATCGATTCGGAATTGTTTCAACCTTAATTAACCTTGGAACTTTAGAACAAGAAATGGGTAAAATTTCGGATGCTGAAAAACATTTAAAAGAAGGTGTTGAAATTGCAAAGCAACAAGAAGCTAAACTCCTTATTGCTCAAACGCAAAAATCATTATCACTTATTTACGAATCTCAAAACAATTTTAAAAATGCTTATTTCTCTCTAAAAGAATCAGAGATCTTAAATGATTCAATATTTAACGAAGAAAAAAACAAACAAATTACTGAGCTCGAGGCAAAATATCAGAATGAAAAAAAACAACAAGAAATAGAATTGCAACAAGCAAAATTAAATGAACAAGATGCTGCTCTTGAAAAGAAAAAAGTAGAAAAGAAACTATACATCTACGTGATCATATTTGGTATCTTAATTATTCTAATCTTAATCTATGGCTGGAATTTAAAAAGAAAAGACAATGATGCCCTAAGTATTAAAAATATTGAAATTGAACAGCAACGTCTTACCCTTGAAGAAAAAAATATAGAAATAACAGATAGTATTCACTATGCGAAAAGAATTCAATCTGCCATTTTACCACCTCAAAAAATTGTGAAAGAATACCTTCAAAAAAGTTTTATTCTTTACAAACCTAAAGACATTGTTGCTGGAGACTTTTATTGGTTAGAACATAAAGAAAACAAAGTACTTTTTGCTGCCTGCGATTGCACAGGACATGGTGTTCCAGGTGCAATGGTTAGTGTGGTTTGTAATAATGGGTTAAATAGATCGGTTAGAGAAAATGGATTAACTGACCCTGCTGAAATATTGAATAAAACCCGTGAAATTGTAATAGAAGAGTTTGAGAAAAGCGAAGATGATGTAAAGGATGGAATGGACATCGCTTTATGCTCGTTGGAAGGAAATACTTTAAAATATGCGGGTGCTAATAACCCTTTATGGATTATTAGAAAAGATGCCACTGAAGTAGAAGAAATAAAAGCCGACAAACAACCTATTGGTAAATATTCTGAACCTCAACCCTACACTACTCATACCATAGAACTTAATGAAGGTGATACTATTTATATCTTCTCTGATGGCTACGCCGACCAGTTTGGCGGAGAAAAAGGTAAAAAATTAAAAACGGTAAACTTTAAAAAACTACTATTATCCATTCAAAAGGAGGATATAGAAAAGCAACGAGAACTGATTGATAAATCTTTTGAAGAATGGAAAGGTAATTTAGATCAACTAGATGATATTTGTGTTATTGGAGTTAGAATCTAGAATACTTCCTTCACACTCTCTAAACGCTGTTTTATCATTGCTAAGATTCGCTTATTGTAATCGTTTTTGGTAGTAATATAAACTTTAAATTCATCAACAGTAAATTGCCCAATAACCAATCCTTTAAGTTCTGCTTTAAAAGAATTGTCTTTGCTAAATGCTGAAGTAATAAACTCGAACTTTTTTAGTTCTGATAACGCACTAAAATTGCATTTTTTAGCAATAAGGTAATTTTTAAAATAAACAACCAATAAATCATGTTGCATCTTTATTATTGGCCTTAAAGTACTGTTCTGAAACTGCTCTTCAGCACTCATATTTTCATTTAGCTTTAACCCTTTTATTATTGGTCTTATTTTTTTTCTATCAAGATTCATCTATTACCTTTTTCCAAGTTTTATCATTATTCAACACATAAGAACCAATATGCTCCATTTTCCAACTCGATGGAGGAATCAATGAAAGAAAATTCTTGCCTTTTTTATCAGAAAAATAGAGATGATATACTTTTCCAACAATGGGTTCAAAACTCATATCTGCTTTATAAAGCATATCATTTATTTCATATTCATTAATCAAAGCTTGATAATCACTTTTTATTAATTCAATTTTGTTTTTAAAGGTATGGTTGAAACTAGTTACACTGGTATTAATCCATGTAGAAACTCCTGATGCCTGAATACTAGGTGCGCCTATATTTGTTCCATAGGGCAATAAGTTTGCATTATATGTTTGAGTTTCATCATCAAAAACAACGTTATCTGGGCGTTCTTTTTGTTTAAAATTAGGAGCCTCCTCTACTCTTGCATAAGGTATGTTTTTAAACTTATTTACACTCGAATATTGATTTAATCCCGTTACACAAACATCGTTCGACAATGCTAAATCAATTTGACCATCTTCTTCTATATAATTTTCATCAATAAATACTTCTTGAACTTCTCCAATAATTAATCGAGTTCCATTTACTTGAATTTCCTTATCATCAATAAGTTTTAACCCTAATTTTATTGTGCTTTCACCTACAAAAGGGGCTGAAAAGGAATTCGAATATTCAGGGGTTAAGTTACATGCCTCAAATTCTGAAACATCAGTAGGAAATTTCGCCGATGTATAATGTGCCTTTTTTAAAAATGATTTATGAACATGATTAATCGTGTAATATCTTGTTTCCTTTATATTGTTATAGGTATTCCGCTCAACTGTTAGTGGTCGCATTATAAAGCCTATTAATGGTGGCGAAGAGCCAATATGAACTATGGAATTAAAAATAGCTAAGTTGGTTTCTTTATTCTTGTTTTGAGTACCAATTAAGTGCACACCTTTATAGCCTGATAGAGAATTAACAAACTTTAAACGATAACGTTCATCCCACTCCATTAAATCCGACAATTCAATTTTCATGTTATTTTTTTTTAAATAAAACTTTCTAAACCGGTTTTATATGTTCGCAGTGCTCTTTCTCTTGCCATTTTATGATCAACCATTGGAGTATAAGTTAGTTCATTTAATTCTGGCACCCACTTTTTAATGTATTTCATATCAGGGTCAAACCTTTGTGTTTGTGAAGTTGGATTAAACACTCTAAAATAAGGTGCTGCATCGCAACCTGTTCCCGAAGACCACTGCCAATTTCCATTATTGGAAGCCAACTCATAATCTAGTAATTTTTCAGCAAAATAGGCTTCTCCCCATCGCCAATCAATTAATAAATGTTTACACAAAAAACTGGCTGTTACCATCCTCACTCTATTGTGCATATATCCTGTCTCATTTAATTGTCTCATCCCCGCATCAACTATTGGGTAACCTGTTTTACCTTCGCACCAACGAGAAAATTCATCTTCGTTGTTTCTCCATACTATGCCATTGTATTTACTCTTAAAATTTTCATTTACAACCCTCGGAAAATGAACTAATATTTGAATAAAAAATTCTCTCCATATCAATTCACTTAAAAAAACATGGTCGGAAGGTTTTAGCTGACTAATTATTGAACGAACACTCACTGTCCCAAAACGCAAATGAGGACCTAAATAGCTTGTTCCGTTTAAATGGGGGACATCTCTAGTTTGTTCATAATTACCTAACTGTTTAAGGTTAAAATCTTCTACTTGTATTGTTGATGGTTTAAAACCTATATCAGATAAACTCGGAAAATTAAAATTACTTGAATATAAGTTTTCTAAATTAGGAGTCGGTAATACTTGAGGCTTGTTTAACTCAAAATGTTTTAACCATTTGTTTTTATAAGGTGTATAAACCGTATAAGGTAAACCATCATCTTTTAAAATTTGTTTTGGCTTAAATACTACTTGATCTGTAAAAGATTTAAGTTGAATATTTTTAGATGCTAAAAATTGTTCAACCCTTTCATCTCTTTGCATTGCATAAGGCTCGTAATCTTCATTAATGTAAACCTCTTTTACATTAAATTCTTTTATTAATTCTTCCCAAGCTTCATCAACCGAAGAGTTATATATCTTTAATGAACCTTTATATTTACCAAGCTCCTTATTAATTTGAGTTAATTGCTGATGAATAAAATTAACTCGAGCATCATTTCGAGGCAATTCCTCAAGAATATCTTTATCAAAGATAAAAATGGGAAGTACAGCATAATCAGAATTCAAAGCATTATAAAGTGCAGTATTATCTTCTAACCTTAAATCTCTTCTAAACCAACAAACTGAAATCTCCATTATTTTTTTTGTTTAATCTTTTAAAGTCAAAGATAAACAAAATTTAACTGTAACGTATAAAGCAAATTATTAATTAATAACAGTTTTTATTTATTTGCTCCTCAATAAATTTGACAGAACTTTCAGAACTAACTCCTAAGGCTAAATATAAATCATCGCAAGCACCATCTTTATCTCCTCTCATTTTTTTTACAAACGCTCTATTACTGTAACCAGCTTCTAATCTTGTATAATTAATATTCCCATCAACTCTATTTGTTTCCGTTTCTATAATTTGAGTAAAATCCTTTAAAGCACTTTTGTAGTTTTTAAACTGTTTAGCTCTTATTATCCCCCTATTATTTAAGGCATTCCACATTTCAGAGCTGTACTTTTTAGCTAAACTTATCGTTTTGGTATAATCCTCATCAGCCCCATTATAATCCTTTAATTTTTCTTTTTCAAGAGCTCGTTTATAATAAAAATCAGCTTTTTGCTTTTCTTCAATTACTTCTTCTCCCTTATCTTCTATCTCCGTTTGTTCAGATGGTAATTCATTAATTATATCAGCTAATTTATTTTCATCCTCTATCCAATCCTCTGTTAATTCACTTTCATAATTAGCTTGATCTTGATATGTAATAACTGTATACATACTATAAAAAGCAATAAAAAAGAAAGCTGCCATAATTAACAATATCCTTCTTACTTTATCTTTTGGAGTATCTCCTCTTGATATTATCGGTCCGTTATTTTCCATATAATAAATATACATTTAAATGCAATAAATAAAAAAGCCTCTCTTAAAAAAGAAAGGCTTTTTATACTAACTAAACTAATATTACTACATTTTTTTAAAGGTAAAGTTGTAATAGTAAACCTTATTAGGGTCATGTTTTTCTTCAATTTTAAGCTCATTTAATTTAAGCATCAATTGTTCTTTAACTAATTCATCAGAGTAATTGGTATCGATAATTTCAATCTTACCTTGCGCATCAATTTTAAAACTCACTTTAACAAATGCTGTTTTATTTTTTTCAATTGGTAATTTGTTGTTTTCAAATTTTACTACTTTTTGCAACTTATCTTTAATATTAAAGTTACCGCCTCCAGCATAAGTGTTATTTATTAATCCTGAAGTTAAAATTGCTATTGTAATTGCTAATGTTTTCATGTTTTATATTTTTAATTTATAGTTCAAAAGTATTTCCTAAATCCTTCCTCCGAAATCATTTTTAGGTGAACGGATGCTATTTTTCGGTAATTGGTAGATTTAGACATTTTAATTTATTTGTTTGTAAGTATGACGCCTCTAGACCAATTATTGTTACAGATCAGGTAAAAAAAATACCTTAATAATATGTGAATGGTTTATTATAATTACTAATGGTAAAAAATAAACGTTAAACAAATCAAACAACACCTTTTTATAAAATATTCGACCTTTAACTAAAAGAATAGTTGTATAACTAAACATTTAGTTATACATTTGAACCATGCAAGAATTAACAAAAGCAGAAGAACAAATAATGCTAATTATATGGCAAAAGAAAAAGTGTTTCGTTAAAGAAATACTGCCAGAATTACCTGACCCTAAACCTGCATACAATACAGTTTCTACTATCGTGAGAATACTTGAAAAGAAAGAGTTTGTTGGCTACGAAGCATTTGGGAAAACTCATCAATACTTCCCTATAATTTCAAAAGAAGAATATAAAAATTTAAAAACTGATAACTTAATAACTAGTTTTTTTGGGGGCTCTACTTCTTCAATGCTTTCATTTTTCATGAAAGAAAAGAAAATGGATATTAAACAAATTGATGAGTTACTAAAAGAACTAAAAAAATAAAATATGGAAAGTTTATTCTATTTATTAAAAACAGGTATTATTTATAGTTTATTCTATTTGTTTTACTTTTTGTTTTTCAGAAACAACACTAATTTTCAAGTAAACCGATTTTATCTTTTACTCTCTTTGCCCCTATCTTTTATTATTCCTATTATAAAAACAAGCGTTACAGTTTCTAGTAATTTTCAAGCAATTTTACCAACCATAGAATTATCAAACATCTCAAAACAAAGCACTTCATTTAATTGGAGTTACATATTAATAATAGCTTACATTTCTATAGCCTCTTTGCTATTTTTTCGCCTAATTTTCTCAATATATAAAACACTCAAAACTATTAAACAAATTAATAAAGGAGAAATAACTGAAGTTTTACCCTTTTCCTTTTTTGGATACATTCATATCCCTACAAACCTTCCTAAAGAAGATAGAGCTGCTGTTTTTCACCATGAACAAATTCACTCAAACCAATTACACTCTTTAGACATATTGATATACGAATTAAGTAAAATTCTACTGTGGTGGAATCCCTTTATATGGATGGGGCTAAACTCGGTAAAATGTAACCATGAATTTATTGCCGATAAATTTGCCTCACAAAAATCAAATAAATATTCATCAATTCTTGTTGCTCAACTGCTTGGTGTGAATTGCAGTGCGTTAGCAAACAATTTTAATTATAAACCATTAATAAAAAGGAGAATTATTATGATGAAGTCCAAAAAATCAAACCGTTTAAGCGTTTTAAAATACGCTTTAGTTGTGCCTGTAATTGCATTAACTACACTTGCCTTTAACAATAAGGAGGTAAAAGTTATGTCTGAAAAAACAACTAAACTACAACATACCGATAAGGTATATGAAAAAGTTGATAAAATGCCCGAATTTGAAGGGGGGCAACAAGGGCTAATGAATTATTTAATGAAAGAAATTAAATATCCTGAACAATCTAAAAAAGATAATATAGAAGGCAAAGTTTTTATTGAATTTATTGTTGGAGATGAAGGAGCAATAAAAAACGTGAAAGTTTTAAAGTCGGTTAATTCTGAATTAGATAAAGAAGCAACTAGAGTTATTTCTAAAATGCCAAATTGGACACCTGGTGAACATGAAGGCAAAAAGGTTAATGTAAAATTAGTGTTGCCTATTATGTTTCAACTATAAAGATAATTCACACCAAGCACAATTAGTCCTTGGATTAAGAAGGGAGTTCTATTTATAGAACTCCTTATTTTATCAAAAAAAAGCCTCAATTTTCATTGAAGCCTTTCTTAAACTAAACTATATAATTAACTAAACAACTAATTACTTTTCCCTATCAGCACTTAATTGTCTATAAACTAAACCTTTATCTGTTCTAAATATGGCCATTTGACTATCTATATCTAACGGCATATAACTAACAGTATCTATTATTAATAATTCATCATCACTTTTATAGCTTAAAACTATTGTTTCACCATAGGATGAAAGCTTAAAGTTAGTATGAATTTGATTTCTTACTCTATTTTCATCATCACACCATATTATAATTGATTTTTTTGGTCCAATTATTTGGTTCGGCAATCTATATTTCTTTGGCCGTTTTGGATTATCAGTTATAAACCATTTACATTGACCCAAATCAACAGCAATATCTCCATCATTATATACTTCTATCCAATCAGCCTGATTTCCAAACTCATTTTCGCAAATCGAACCTTTAGGAATAATCGTTTTAATTATAAGTTGAGGTTCATATTTTTCTAATGTTTGAGAGATACAACTATTAAAAATGAAAAAAAACAGGTATATAAACAGGTATAATGGTTTCATATTTTTTGTTAATTAATTTAGATTCCTAAAAAATCGGTTTGATATAGTTTCAATAAATTTTCCTCTTTCTGATAAGCCTTTTTTGATAAAATTGACTTCTTTCTTATCAAATGATATTTCCTTTTTGTCTTTTTCGATTTGCTTAACTTCTTTACACAAATTGCTATGATTGCCATACTTATAATCATACATTATTTTTTTATGGTAGTTTAACTTCATGCCCTTTATTTACTCCAAAAGTACGAGGTGTTTGTCAGTTATATTTAAAGCCTACCTTAGGGTTTTGTTAACCTTTTCTTTATAAGATTAAAGTACTGTTAACTCAATTTAAATTTATCCTAATAAAACAGAAAACCGTATTTTAGTTTAATAATCTAATAAAATGGTATTAAAAAAAATAAAAGAATTATCTAATAGTGGCTTTGGTTCAAATATAAATAACGAAGGAGAAAGACTTATTACAAAAGAAGGCAAGTTCAATGTTAAAAAAGAGGGATTGAGTTTTTTTGAAAGATTTAATCTTTTTCATGCCTTAATCAACATGTCTTCATTTAGTTTTTTTGCTTGTCTTTTAGTTGGTTTTATTATCATTAATTTAATTTTCACCTCCTTCTATTTACTTGTAGGATTAGATGGCTTAAAAGGAACTACAATTAACAATAATTTTTTTGACGCATTTTACTTTAGTGCTCAAACCCTAACAACTGTTGGCTATGGAGGTTTGCATCCCACTGGAAAAACAATTAGCCTTATTGCAAGTTTTGAAGCTTTTATAGGTCTATTAAGCTTTTCCGTTTCTACTGGATTATTATA includes these proteins:
- a CDS encoding BlaI/MecI/CopY family transcriptional regulator; the encoded protein is MQELTKAEEQIMLIIWQKKKCFVKEILPELPDPKPAYNTVSTIVRILEKKEFVGYEAFGKTHQYFPIISKEEYKNLKTDNLITSFFGGSTSSMLSFFMKEKKMDIKQIDELLKELKK
- a CDS encoding M56 family metallopeptidase yields the protein MESLFYLLKTGIIYSLFYLFYFLFFRNNTNFQVNRFYLLLSLPLSFIIPIIKTSVTVSSNFQAILPTIELSNISKQSTSFNWSYILIIAYISIASLLFFRLIFSIYKTLKTIKQINKGEITEVLPFSFFGYIHIPTNLPKEDRAAVFHHEQIHSNQLHSLDILIYELSKILLWWNPFIWMGLNSVKCNHEFIADKFASQKSNKYSSILVAQLLGVNCSALANNFNYKPLIKRRIIMMKSKKSNRLSVLKYALVVPVIALTTLAFNNKEVKVMSEKTTKLQHTDKVYEKVDKMPEFEGGQQGLMNYLMKEIKYPEQSKKDNIEGKVFIEFIVGDEGAIKNVKVLKSVNSELDKEATRVISKMPNWTPGEHEGKKVNVKLVLPIMFQL
- a CDS encoding lamin tail domain-containing protein, coding for MKPLYLFIYLFFFIFNSCISQTLEKYEPQLIIKTIIPKGSICENEFGNQADWIEVYNDGDIAVDLGQCKWFITDNPKRPKKYRLPNQIIGPKKSIIIWCDDENRVRNQIHTNFKLSSYGETIVLSYKSDDELLIIDTVSYMPLDIDSQMAIFRTDKGLVYRQLSADREK